The proteins below are encoded in one region of Mariprofundus sp. NF:
- a CDS encoding L-threonylcarbamoyladenylate synthase, which translates to MLHRQRRFSLKPSPVRSKLAALRAAALLHRGGIIAHYTHTLPGVAANPQSAKAVNRLVRFKQRQGPFLLLADSVQRACGLIRFYSPELRRVIRSSWPGPFTLIISAKPGLSAVCYRKSTVAVRVDASLQTRQLAAACGGFLLSSSLNRRGGTTAEPSRKLCMRWHRHLDAVLQGPASTGKASVLLRVWRNDSTTIRP; encoded by the coding sequence GTGCTGCACAGGCAGAGGCGATTCTCGCTGAAGCCTAGTCCGGTCCGTAGCAAGCTGGCCGCCCTCAGGGCGGCAGCACTGCTTCATCGGGGCGGCATCATTGCCCATTATACCCACACCCTGCCCGGGGTGGCGGCCAATCCACAATCTGCCAAAGCGGTAAACAGGTTGGTGCGCTTTAAGCAGCGGCAGGGGCCATTTCTGCTGCTGGCCGACTCTGTGCAGCGCGCCTGTGGGCTGATTCGTTTCTACTCACCTGAACTGCGCAGGGTAATCCGCTCATCCTGGCCGGGTCCTTTTACGCTGATTATTTCTGCCAAACCGGGTTTGAGCGCTGTCTGCTACCGCAAAAGCACTGTGGCTGTACGTGTCGATGCCAGTCTACAGACCCGCCAACTGGCAGCGGCTTGTGGCGGTTTTCTGCTCTCATCCAGCCTTAATCGCAGGGGTGGAACTACAGCCGAGCCGAGCCGAAAACTGTGCATGCGCTGGCATCGCCATCTCGATGCAGTGCTGCAGGGGCCAGCAAGCACAGGCAAAGCCTCAGTTCTATTGCGTGTATGGCGTAATGATTCCACCACAATTCGGCCATGA
- the purE gene encoding 5-(carboxyamino)imidazole ribonucleotide mutase translates to MEAIKVLILMGSANDRPVVSKAEAVFDEFGVAYKTMVRSAHRTPEATVQAVKEAEEAGCKVFICAAGMAAHLAGVVCSKTVKPVIGLPIASGPLNGEDALLSTVMMPPGLPVATVGINGAKNAGLLAVQMLAQTDEDLTAKLKADRAAQAEAILAEA, encoded by the coding sequence ATGGAAGCGATTAAAGTATTAATTCTGATGGGCAGCGCCAATGACAGGCCTGTGGTATCCAAGGCTGAGGCTGTATTTGATGAGTTCGGTGTAGCCTATAAGACGATGGTGCGCTCGGCTCACCGTACACCTGAGGCGACTGTGCAGGCTGTGAAAGAGGCTGAAGAGGCGGGCTGTAAAGTCTTTATCTGTGCTGCTGGCATGGCGGCTCATCTGGCCGGTGTGGTCTGCTCCAAAACGGTAAAACCGGTGATCGGACTGCCGATTGCATCTGGCCCGCTCAATGGTGAGGACGCTCTGCTCTCTACCGTGATGATGCCTCCGGGTCTGCCGGTTGCCACGGTCGGTATCAACGGCGCCAAGAATGCAGGCCTGCTGGCTGTGCAGATGCTGGCCCAGACCGATGAAGATCTCACTGCAAAACTGAAGGCAGACCGTGCTGCACAGGCAGAGGCGATTCTCGCTGAAGCCTAG